The genomic segment TGCTTGCTCAAGCGGCATCGTATGCGTAATGATATCTGTTGGATCGAAGAGATTTTTTTCGATCATATCATACAATTTTGGCATTAGGTGAATAACAGGAGCTTGCCCTGTTTTTAAAATAACATTTCGATTAAAGAAATCATTGATAGGGAAACTAGCAGATGGTGTCATGTAGACTCCCGTAACTTGAACCGTTCCGAACTTTTTAACACTTTCAGAAGCTGTAACAAGTGGGCTAATGGTTCCGCTTTGGACGCTGAGAAGAGTTTTAGCTTTCTCTTTAGCAGGAGCTACACCATCCATACCTACGCAGTCAATGACTACATCTGCTCCACCATTAGTCGTATCATAAAGGAATTTCCCAACTTCCGTAACATCTTTAAAATTAACGGTTTCGACATTATTTGTTTTGTGTGCATGGTCTAAACGGTGTTTCACATTATCAACCGCGATAACACGTTTAGCACCTTTCATCTTAGCGAATTTTTGAGCGAAAAGACCTACTGGACCAGAACCAAGAATAATAACAGTATCGCCTTCTTTAACACCGCTGCTTTCTACACTCCAGTAAGCAGTAGGGACAATATCAGATAAGAAAAGAACTTTTTCATCTGGCAAGTCATTTTCTGGGACTACGAAAGAAGTAAAATCAGCGAACGGCACGCGTAAGAACTCTGCTTGGCCTCCAGGATAATTCCCATGCATCTTACCAAATCCAAACAAGCCGCCATTATCAAAAGCAGGATTTGGGTTAGAGTTGTCGCATTGGCTTTCCATTTCGTGAGTACAAAAATGACATTCGCCACATCCAATGTTAAACGGAATAACGACTCGATCGCCTTTTTTGACCTTTTTAACACCAGGACCAACTTCTTCAACAATTCCCATTGGTTCATGACCCACTACATAATCTTCTTCCATTACAGGTTTTCCATTATGATACAAATGTAAATCAGATCCGCAAATCGCTGTTGCTGTAATGCGGACAATCATATCAGTAGGTTCTTGAATCGTTGGATCTGGAACATTTCGGACTTCCATTTTTTCATTTCCTTGCCATGTTACTGCACGCATAAAATCGCT from the Carnobacterium inhibens subsp. inhibens DSM 13024 genome contains:
- a CDS encoding zinc-dependent alcohol dehydrogenase; this translates as MRAVTWQGNEKMEVRNVPDPTIQEPTDMIVRITATAICGSDLHLYHNGKPVMEEDYVVGHEPMGIVEEVGPGVKKVKKGDRVVIPFNIGCGECHFCTHEMESQCDNSNPNPAFDNGGLFGFGKMHGNYPGGQAEFLRVPFADFTSFVVPENDLPDEKVLFLSDIVPTAYWSVESSGVKEGDTVIILGSGPVGLFAQKFAKMKGAKRVIAVDNVKHRLDHAHKTNNVETVNFKDVTEVGKFLYDTTNGGADVVIDCVGMDGVAPAKEKAKTLLSVQSGTISPLVTASESVKKFGTVQVTGVYMTPSASFPINDFFNRNVILKTGQAPVIHLMPKLYDMIEKNLFDPTDIITHTMPLEQAAQAYDIFDKKADQNIKVILKPGMV